Below is a genomic region from Doryrhamphus excisus isolate RoL2022-K1 chromosome 16, RoL_Dexc_1.0, whole genome shotgun sequence.
ACGGTCTACATCGGGCACAAGGAGcctcctccaggagctgaagCCTTCATACAGCAAAGATTCCCAGACAACCGAATAGTGTCCTCCAAGGTCAGTGAGAACGTACACGTGAGGtctaaagacacacacacacatacacacacatacagtgtaaGGCTGCAGCTCAGTAGCACTCGAGTGTGCAGAAGAGAGATGAGTGAACATGACATGAGAGGAAAAAACAGTCAGTACTGCTACAACTCTTCAACATCCCTCACAGACATTGCTGGTGGTTGCGATAATGGGAAGACgcaaattacaaaaatgaattcagtcattcatttttttttaagcttggCCTGTTCAGAGAGACCGCTGAACTACAGCATATGCCAACTGACCTCAGCATAAaatacaatggtaatggtaatggtaatggttttatttcatttgaacatgcatcagattacaattgaatgcatcacataatcagttcacagttccacatgtccaaaaggagtaggaagaagcaaagcttattaaatcctacccctccatctggtacttttacaatcagtaactgttacatttgttcacttcctgctttcctaatatagttttttttattactttattgtttttatttttgttttttttattttttggtcacgtatatgaccatacaatgacatgatgggtaccataataactgttgatatagtgatataccgtattttccggactataagtcacacttttttttcataggttggctgttcctgcgacttatgctccagagcgacttataaatgaaaaaactgtttgttacataaacactggacaccttttctgttaacactggacaccttttctgttcatgtttattttttgtgtagctaaataaccattgtgttagcatatcttacacctattcagcctgttctctattcttttattgttagaacttgccttccaagaggacgtaatgtctgtttgtagtcgtttgtaaaataaattacccccaaaaatgtttttttctacctaattatgcgtttttggcattgtgcgacttatactccggagcgacttatagtccagaaaatacggtatacagcacatcatgactggttcaagactcttcatccttgtatttagcaaacatcaactgcttgtattgtttcttgaattggctcatcgttgtgcattgtttgaggtccttactcaatccattccatagtttgattccacatactgaaatgctatggctttttaacgtagtcctagcatatatttgtttcaaatttagttcttccctgagatcatatttctcctctcttgtagagaaatattggatgacatttttaggttaattggttatttttagccttatgcattattttgtctgtttgaagattaactatgtatatgagcaagtttaagtatttgtgattttaaaaataaggagttagtattatgAATTGTCCTTACTgaccatttttgcagtacatttagcgagtgaagattgcttttatagttattactccatatttccacacaataagtaagatatggtagaaccagagagcaataaagagtgtggagtgatttctgattgagaacaaattttgctttgttcaatactgaaatatccaccctcgaccatctctatgtggagtttgcatgttctccccgtgcatgcgtgggttttctccgggtactccggtttcctcccacattccaaaaacatgctaggttaattggcgactccaaattgtccataggtatgaatgtgagtgtgaatggttgtttgtctatatgtgccctgtgattggctggcgaccagttcagggtgtaccccgcttctcacccaaagacagctgggataggctccagcacccctgcgacccttgtgaggaaaaagcggtagaatactgaaatatttctggccaccttatgttgtatatttgtaatatgaggcttcCAACAGAATAGAACAAGCTTTTCAGGTTTAATGGCACCAAGGAATACAAAGTATATAacaatttgatttgtttttcctGTTCCTAGTACACATTTTGGAACTTCATCCCCAAGAATATGTTTGAGCAGTTCAGGAGGGTCGCCAACTTCTACTTTCTCATCATATTTCTGGTTCAGGTAAAACACTACCATTACATCCTATTTTAATTGGTGTCACCATTCAGAAAAAGTATAATCAATTTCTGATCCATGAGCTGTGTCTGTGTTGTAATGATGGCAGCTGATATTCTTTTGACATAGTTGAACATTAGAGCAACAGTAGCTCTAGTATTGGAATTGTATCACCATTGATAGATATCCAAATTCAGGGATTGGGATTGGAAGTGGATGAGTGCATCCCTAATTTTCATGCAGCAGCACTTTTTCATTCGGCTACCACAGCACAGTCTGGAACCTTAAACCCTGAGGTCGTCCAGCCTTTTATGTTCTTTGCTCGTTcttcatttcacttcacttGCCATAAATTGGGCTGGGGCTTGCATTCTCATTGCTGCGTCCTATTTCCAAGAGTCTTTGATTGTTTCTCCCTAGCTGATAATCGACACGCCCACCAGCCCAGTCACTAGTGGACTTCCGCTCGTCTTTGTCATCACTGTCACAGCAATCAAACAGGTGAGAGCCCAAGCTCGGCAGCACCGTCATGTTATATTGCTTGTTACCATGCGACAATAAGACACGGTCTGTCTCTCAGGGTTATGAGGACTGGCTGAGACACAAAGCCGACAACGCCGTCAACCAGTGTCCTGTCCACGTGGTGCAACATGGCAAAGTGATCCGCAAGCAGAGTTGCAAGCTACgggtgtgttttgtgtgaatGTCACAATCCACaatccaatatatatatatcactccATACAGCATGTTTATTTGCCTCAGGTGGGAGACATTGTCTTTGTAAAGGAAAACGAGTCGTTCCCCTGTGATCTCATCCTGCTCTCTTCATCACGAGACGATGGGACCTGCTATGTCACCACAGCCAGTCTGGATGGGGAAAGCAGCCACAAGGTGTGCAGTCGTGTGTACTTATGTTGGATGGTTACTCCATAGAGTTGTTGTGTCAGGAATGTTCTCTCCTTCCTCCACCCACAGACGTACTACGCAGTGCAGGACACCAAAGCGTACAATTCCGAAAAGGAGGTGGACACCATCCATGCTACCATAGAATGTGAACAACCACAACCAGACCTGTACAAGTCAGTGAGACGTGCTGCTGCTTAAACCAGACCAGCGACACTTCCACAATAAGTaacctgttttgtgtttttgcataGATTTGTGGGCCGCATCAACATCTACATGGACAACGAGCCTGTGGCAAGGTCATTTTAGAATGCGTAGCTCACGTACAGTGCAACCCTATTCAACTTGTAATTATTAGTGCAAAGTCTCTGCTTAGGTTGATGTTGACATGCAGTACATGCTCAATCACTGTTCTTCACCCAACACCTACACCAGGATCAGGataacttcctgttcagtgcaaaggaAAAGCATGGATTCTACCACAGCAGCGAGAAAATTGCACCCACTTAATCATTCTTTTTAGATTGATAGCCACTGGAAGGAAAATTTGTACGaaagctttattgtcattatagtCAAGACATACAACAACATTACAGCTGAAGCCGTAATACGGAGTATAAAATATCAtatgaaaacacaaaaatccCAATCAAAATACAGTGATACCTtactttttgttattaattccaAAAGACTAGCCAGAAACCGTGGCAAATTTTCTGGTAGAAAATACAGTAGGCTCCCAATTTCCACGTAGAAATAGCTATGGAGTTATTTAACAATTGGTGAGTCTGCAACTTTAGGTTCTTTCATTTGATACATGAGGTCGCGATTTCCTTAGTGCAATATTGTCTGTAAACCGAGGGAGGAAAACATTTTGGCAAATGTTTCTACCAAAACCGAATCAAACGACAACTGGGGCGGGCATGAAGCGAAGTTTGACTATGCACAAATGGAGGtaaaccatgtcaaaaaactGTCATAGGTTGAAAAgtatttacattaaaattttGGTAATCTTGAGAACTGATATCAGGCAGTCCGAGAGTTGTggacataaacgggttccactgtactgggCATATTTCTGCACTCATTGTTGGACTGCAAGAGCAATAACAGATATTAGTACATGTGCATTATTGTGTATATTAAAGTCTTCCTGAAATGTTTTTTGACACTAATGTTTCTTGCAGGCCACTAGGATCAGAGAACCTCCTTCTCAGAGGAGCCACACTGAAGAACACGGAGTACATTTACGGTAAATTAAAATGGAAGCTTTTAGGAACATATCACTTCAACTATTTGGTGATGCTCCCTAAAGATGAGAAATATTTTCTCTCCCGCCCTTTAGCGACTGCCATCTACACTGGGATGGAAACAAAGATGGCTCTTAACTACCAGTGCAAGTCTCAGAAGCGCTCTGCCGTCGAAAAGTACTTTTTGAACCTTTTTGTAATTAGCAGAATGTTAAGGCTATTCATTCCCTGCaccacctggggggggggggggggtcattttcaCCTGCTttaacatccatccatgtagCAAAGAGGATTCGTTTCTTGACAGCTCTTATCATCGGCAGGTCAATGAACGCCTACTTGGTGGTCTACCTGTGCATTCTCATCAGCAAAGCCCTCATCAATACTGTCCTCAAATATGCGTGGCAGGCTGACCCCAGCAGAGACGAGCCCTGGTACAATGAGAGGACGGAGGCAGAGAGGCAGAGACACATAGTGAGTCTTTTCACACTTCGAAAAAAAAGGGTTATACCTTGGCTCAACCTTCTCTTGCCTCCTCAGGTGATCAGGGCCTTCACAGACTTCCTGGCCTTCATGGTTCTCTTCAACTACATTATCCCCGTTTCCATGTACGTCACCGTGGAGATGCAGAAGTTTCTTGGCTCCTATTTCATCATGTGGGATGATGAGATGCTGGACGAGGAGCTCGGGGAGAGAGCAGTGGTCAACACGTCAGACTTGAATGAAGAACTGGGCCAGGTTCCTCAACGTCTTTCCCTTCTTGCATATCTTTCTTTCAGCAGCCGTGTACTGTAGATGTCGCCTTGAATTCATCTCTCCAGGTGGAGTACGTGTTTACTGATAAGACAGGCACGCTGACGGAGAACAACATGGAGTTCATTGAGTGTTGTGTAGACGGACACGTTTATGTAGCCCAAGCAATCTGTAATGGACAGGTAATTGTTATGGTACTTCTTACCTACCATCCCTTATATATGCCTTATCTCTTATCATCTCATGCTGTCCAGGTGATGCCTGGTGCGGCTAGTATGGACATGATTGACACATCACCAGGTCCCGAGGCCAGGGTCAGTGAGGCCTTATCATCCATTGGGTTTTTCTTTATGTTCGTGTGTGTTTGAAACTTGTTGCTTTTCAATGACAGGAGCACGAGGAGCTGTTCTTCCGGGCGCTGTGCTTATGCCACACTGTGCAGGTGAAAGAGGAAGAGACGGTAGACGGCATCAAGCACGGCATCCACCAAGGAAAGTCAACTTCCTTTTACATATCGTCATCCCCAGATGAGGTGGCGCTGGTTGAGGGCATGAAGAGGTgcctgacgcacacacacacacaaatgatttGTCCTTGCAACCTTAGCTCATAGAGAATAtaaatgtgtatgtatatatgtgttgcCATGCAGGCTCGGTTTCACATATTTAAGACTCAAGGACAGTCACATGGAGATATTGAACAGAGACGATGAAATTGAGAGGTTAGTGACTCTGTGAAACTGGTTTGCTCCATGCACTGCAGcggtatttgtttttttcaacaggtTTGAGCTACTCCAAGTTCTGACGTTTGACTCAGTCAGGCGGAGAATGAGCGTCATTGTCAGGGCCAGCACTGGTACTGTGGATATACGGTTTGGATTTACCCCTGAGATTTCTCCCTTAtttagatctttttttttgtaggtgaGATCTACCTGTTCTGCAAAGGAGCAGACTCCTCCATCTTCCCAAGAGTCATCTCGGGCAAGGTGGATCAGGTCAGAGCTCGGGTGGAGCACAATGCAGTGGTGAGAACACACACTGACAAAAATATTACAGATGCTTGGTATTCTTCCGATATCCCATATACCCATGCAGTGCAGAGCTTCATTtgtgataccgatatcaactgatgcagatacagtggtgtgaaaaagtgtttatttgttaAGTGCTTGCTTCAGATCATCACATTTAAATATGAGtcaatgtgaacacaaaatgcagtttttaaattttatttttaacggAGAAGACAAATCTAAGcctacatgaaaaaatgatgcCGATATGAACAGACACTTAATTTTCATGCCAATATCAGTGAATATTATCGGACAActtttataaatatgtattttcatgCATTCATCCTACCTGAATGGAATCTCTCCTCAGGAGGGTCTGAGAACGCTGTGTGTGGCCTATCGGCCGCTCAGTCCATCACAGTACCAGGAGGTCTGCCTCAAGCTAAGCGGGGCCAAGTTGGCACTCCAGGACCGGGACAAACAACTGGCGGAGGCTTATGACCTCATTGAGAAAGATCTCATCCTGCTAGGAGCCACTGCCGTGGAAGACAGGTAGCCGACAGCATCCAGACATCTATTTACCCTTCTTGCTTCCACCCATTATCTCACAGCGCCAACTACTGATTGTGCGCGTGCTATTGCCTTAACAAGTTCTTCCCAACTTCTAGTTAGTTGAATGATGCAAGTGGCAGTTCATGCCCTATCACACACTCACCACAAAGGCGACTTGAAAATACATTGTTAGCCAGGAGGGCATTGCAGGTCAGCTTGTGCTATTCCGAGCGAGGCAGGGGAAAATAGTCTTACACTCTTTGCGCTTGGGTGCTTACTCTCAATTGCGGTCATTTTTGTGCAGCAAACCAGTCGCCCCAGCCTGTTGTTCTGCGTACTCATTTCTTTTTCTGCAACTTGTCCATTTCAGGTTACAAGAAAAAGCGGCAGACACCATCGAGTCTCTGCACAAAGCCGGGATGAAGGTGTGGGTACTGACCGGTGACAAGATGGAGACGGCAGCCGCTACCTGCTACGCCAGCAAGTTGTTTCACCGCAACACGCAGATCCTGGAGTTGACCACCAAGCGCACCGAGGAGCAGAGCCTTCACGATGTCCTGTTTGACTTGAGCAGAACCGTCCTCAGGCAGCACGGTGGCTGGAGCAGGGACATCTCTGGGTGTGTTTGCATGCTTTAAGACAGTCTTTTTAAATCTTGTTCATCACTTCGTACATCAACTGTCTCATTTAATGTAtactattaaattattttataatataaaattagaaaaattatgcttttcttttttacattttacttttacatataCCACACCACCAAATAGGGGAAGCGTATGTAATTGCAGATTAATGATCAAAGGTGCATCatttgtacaaaataaaaagcaagtCATGTGATTTTGCAGTTTATCAGGTGACTACTCCGACTACGGTCTCATCATCGATGGAGCCACACTTTCGGCAGTGATGAAGCCTGTCCAGGGGGACTCCAACTCAGGGAATTACAAAGAGATTTTCCTGGAAATCTGCCGCAACTGCAGCGCCGTCCTCTGCTGTCGAATGGCACCCCTTCAGAAAGCACAGGTACGAAGGCATCTAAATTGGAtcattttttggacttttttagaTTGGACTTTTTGGACTTTTATAGATTGTGAAGCTGATCAAAACATCGAAGGAGCATCCCATCACACTTGCCGTCGGCGACGGAGCAAATGATGTCAGCATGATCCTCGAGGCCCACGTTGGCATTGGTGAGCACATTTGGCACAAGCAAGCATTTAAAGCTGGGGTGGGGAGCTTTATGACAACCAGGCTGTCCCGCTCATCCTCCAGGTATCATGGGGAAGGAGGGCCGTCAGGCAGTGAGGAACAGTGACTACGCCATCCCAAAATTCAAACACCTCAAGAAGATGCTGCTTGTCCATGGACACTATTACTACATACGCATCTCTGAGCTTGTACAGTACTTCTTTTACAAGGTACAGTCACTTATAGTGTTTAGTTGTTTTTATGCAAAATGCATAAATTGACCATATTTTCTGCTTCTCTCCACCAGAACGTCTGTTTCATCTTTCCCCAGTTCCTATACCAGTTTTTCTGTGGTTTCTCACAGCAGGTAGTGACACTGTAACGTACACAAGGACACCACAAGAGATCAAGTGTCATTGTTTCTCTCCTCAGCCGCTGTATGATACGGCGTACTTGACTCTGTACAACATCAGCTTCACCTCACTGCCCATTCTGCTCTACAGTCTTGTTGAGCAGCACATCAACATGGACATCCTCAAGAAGGACCCGTCTCTGTACAGGTCAGCGCTCATTGTCCTGATTGTTTCTATCCACATTAGTCACAATAGTCATTGCAAAGGAACTAAATTAACAGAATAAGAAGAAACACGATTGAAGCTGCACCCCTCTGCCttaaaaaagcagcagctgtacctTTACACCACAAGGGACTCACCGGCAACAGGCACGGTGTCAGATTAGACCTAGCTTTTTTCACGCTGACATTACTTCGGCAGTGCTGTGCATACTTTGCACATTTGCCAAGAATGCACCCCCTTGCACCAACTGGTGCCTTGGGGCCAACACACAGCGCGTGTTCTGCTTATAGGGATGAGTGGTCCATTACATATAAATATGGTAGTACTTAAGTTTTGATATGTACTTTGTATGTGCTTCTTTTTACCTCTACAGAGACATTGCCAAGAACTCGCTACTGCGGTGGCCCAGCTTTATATACTGGACTGTCTTGGGTGTCTATGACGCCGTTGTGATGTTCTTTGGtgcttacttcctgtttgacaaCACCACCTTCACCAGCAACGGACAGGTAGCATCAAGCAGCCTTGGGAGATTTGAAACacgttttgttgcatttgtcAAACCATCACAGTTGAATGTAAAGTGAATAAAATCGACTCAGGTAAGGATATGAACGCACTTAATCCAAAGCCAGATGACAGAAAAAGCCTCAATCGAAATGGCCACAGTGTCTGAGTAGTAGACTGTAAGCTCCAATGTCACCAACCTTGCCTTCTTTCATTCTCGGCCGGTGTTATTCTCTACCTTCTGGGTTCTCTGTTTGCAtccgtttatttattttctcctgTTATCAGActgttattatttcttatgattttcttcttcttacggccctcttcttcttctcctcttaccttttgtgttgctttttctttatgCTTCTTTTCCTACTCCCAGCTAATGACAACCAACACACAGATGGTAAGCCCGCCCACGTCTCACTGTCACCCCTCCGATTCCAGCCTCACGCCAAACCAACGACTGTTTGTGCACACACCTCATCTCATCACTCCCTTTTCTTGATGTTTGCTGTAGACTTACCAACTGTAGGTTTGTGGAATACTCACATAGACGTTTGTGTagaaaaagaaatacatattcAGCTGTCAATATGAAGATGATATCAACATAAATGTATCTGGTAGAGATCCATGTGGTGCATTCTTAGCAGGTCATTTTGTTAGTCATATCAAATAACTTCATGAAGCAATTCATGCTACATTTTGTACAGCATTAGCAATATGAATGTATTCAATATGAGTCACTCTGACCGAGACCATAAATTCACATTTCAGTTTGTAAGTGCAGTTGAATATCAGTGTAATTCAGTAAACATTAAGACATAATTATCAATGTTTCAGTTCAATCTTGTTATGTAACAATTTCATTCAAGTCAATGGGGTTGTAAACCCAATTCAAAACTACATTGCCAGTTGGCCAGATATCAAAAAAGCAACTTTGTAACATCGTAAAATAGGAAAAACTAACAAACAAAAGGTTATCTTAACTCGGCTGTAATATAAATTTCTATAATGGCACTGTTTTGAAAATACGGCAATTAAATGCATCACGCCAACCACGTTTGCATCCCCACTTTTCAATGGCACCATCGGacaatatcatttaaaaacaaaagtttgacTCACCGCTGAGTGATTGGTtaccaacacaaacaaaaagtgtGCCGCTGTGTTACATATTGTTGGATACACATGCGTACCGAACCGTGACCCCTGACCCCTTTAGTGAACAGTTGGATACAGATACACATCGTTTATATACAGTCATCACTCGCTGTTCTGTGCTTCAATTTTTGCgcttattattaaaatgttattttgtcttAATGATTTGACTTTTTGTGGCTGAATAAATCCTATTTCGCTGCATTTTTTGTAGTCATGGTGCCATGTTGGTAAGATGTTTCATTTCTTATTCTTCAACACGTTTCTCTATTGTAGTTATACCGAAGGGAAATTTACTTTCTCCCACAGTTATCACAACAAGAAATCAACTGACTCATTATCTTTACCATATGCACAATTGAGTGGTTTCCACTTAACAGAAAGCAGGTGTTTTGTTCGCCATGTCATTGTTTCAATGTAACATTCCCAGTTACCATTTTAACATCACATCATGCTCCTCCCTCCCCTTCGTACTGCTGTCTTCACCATCTGTTTGATTGATTGAGTCGTGCTAATTTTGGGCACTTTTCATGTGGCCACGGTTGTTAGAATGACTTTGAGGGTATGTTGTGTATATAACACGCTTCCCGAACCTGCAGAGATCTTACAAGGAAATTCCATGCTTGCTATTGTTGCATTATTGAGGTGCAGTAATGATTAAGTCAATCTTACATTTACTCTAAACGTCACTTGACCAAGTACAGGAACTTTGGTAAGCCAATAACAATCGTTACCTTTTGTGTCCACCGCATCACGCGTGTTAATTAGAATTGGACGCGTCTTGTCTGCCTTCGGTTTAGATTCTAGTAGTAGTTATGGGGCTAAATGACCCATGTGACTAAAATGTTATTACACTCATTATTATCTAAAAGTCCAATCATTATCAGTTATCACTGACAGTGCTATTTTTCTTGAAGTTATCTTTATACTATGTGGACATCAACTCCCTTGTCagattgttattattgtgcagGTTCA
It encodes:
- the atp11a gene encoding phospholipid-transporting ATPase IH isoform X4; protein product: MIKVMCVGEENWVDSRTVYIGHKEPPPGAEAFIQQRFPDNRIVSSKYTFWNFIPKNMFEQFRRVANFYFLIIFLVQLIIDTPTSPVTSGLPLVFVITVTAIKQGYEDWLRHKADNAVNQCPVHVVQHGKVIRKQSCKLRVGDIVFVKENESFPCDLILLSSSRDDGTCYVTTASLDGESSHKTYYAVQDTKAYNSEKEVDTIHATIECEQPQPDLYKFVGRINIYMDNEPVARPLGSENLLLRGATLKNTEYIYATAIYTGMETKMALNYQCKSQKRSAVEKSMNAYLVVYLCILISKALINTVLKYAWQADPSRDEPWYNERTEAERQRHIVIRAFTDFLAFMVLFNYIIPVSMYVTVEMQKFLGSYFIMWDDEMLDEELGERAVVNTSDLNEELGQVEYVFTDKTGTLTENNMEFIECCVDGHVYVAQAICNGQVMPGAASMDMIDTSPGPEAREHEELFFRALCLCHTVQVKEEETVDGIKHGIHQGKSTSFYISSSPDEVALVEGMKRLGFTYLRLKDSHMEILNRDDEIERFELLQVLTFDSVRRRMSVIVRASTGEIYLFCKGADSSIFPRVISGKVDQVRARVEHNAVEGLRTLCVAYRPLSPSQYQEVCLKLSGAKLALQDRDKQLAEAYDLIEKDLILLGATAVEDRLQEKAADTIESLHKAGMKVWVLTGDKMETAAATCYASKLFHRNTQILELTTKRTEEQSLHDVLFDLSRTVLRQHGGWSRDISGLSGDYSDYGLIIDGATLSAVMKPVQGDSNSGNYKEIFLEICRNCSAVLCCRMAPLQKAQIVKLIKTSKEHPITLAVGDGANDVSMILEAHVGIGIMGKEGRQAVRNSDYAIPKFKHLKKMLLVHGHYYYIRISELVQYFFYKNVCFIFPQFLYQFFCGFSQQPLYDTAYLTLYNISFTSLPILLYSLVEQHINMDILKKDPSLYRDIAKNSLLRWPSFIYWTVLGVYDAVVMFFGAYFLFDNTTFTSNGQLMTTNTQMMFGNWTFGTLVFTVLVFTVTFKLALDTHYWTWINHFVIWGSLIFFVVFSLLWGGIIWPFLNYQRMYYVFMQMLSSGPAWFSIVLLITASLLPDVLKKVTCRALWPTTTERIQNADKLYRGQLSEFTPLDRRQSSSDRRNMPHPTRSFSLILFILPAILLSSSLWRWRLRCGPAQLDFVRSSSSRSLSMDRFTRHL
- the atp11a gene encoding phospholipid-transporting ATPase IH isoform X1, with the translated sequence MGMDFSTLRTLISRYCVGEENWVDSRTVYIGHKEPPPGAEAFIQQRFPDNRIVSSKYTFWNFIPKNMFEQFRRVANFYFLIIFLVQLIIDTPTSPVTSGLPLVFVITVTAIKQGYEDWLRHKADNAVNQCPVHVVQHGKVIRKQSCKLRVGDIVFVKENESFPCDLILLSSSRDDGTCYVTTASLDGESSHKTYYAVQDTKAYNSEKEVDTIHATIECEQPQPDLYKFVGRINIYMDNEPVARPLGSENLLLRGATLKNTEYIYATAIYTGMETKMALNYQCKSQKRSAVEKSMNAYLVVYLCILISKALINTVLKYAWQADPSRDEPWYNERTEAERQRHIVIRAFTDFLAFMVLFNYIIPVSMYVTVEMQKFLGSYFIMWDDEMLDEELGERAVVNTSDLNEELGQVEYVFTDKTGTLTENNMEFIECCVDGHVYVAQAICNGQVMPGAASMDMIDTSPGPEAREHEELFFRALCLCHTVQVKEEETVDGIKHGIHQGKSTSFYISSSPDEVALVEGMKRLGFTYLRLKDSHMEILNRDDEIERFELLQVLTFDSVRRRMSVIVRASTGEIYLFCKGADSSIFPRVISGKVDQVRARVEHNAVEGLRTLCVAYRPLSPSQYQEVCLKLSGAKLALQDRDKQLAEAYDLIEKDLILLGATAVEDRLQEKAADTIESLHKAGMKVWVLTGDKMETAAATCYASKLFHRNTQILELTTKRTEEQSLHDVLFDLSRTVLRQHGGWSRDISGLSGDYSDYGLIIDGATLSAVMKPVQGDSNSGNYKEIFLEICRNCSAVLCCRMAPLQKAQIVKLIKTSKEHPITLAVGDGANDVSMILEAHVGIGIMGKEGRQAVRNSDYAIPKFKHLKKMLLVHGHYYYIRISELVQYFFYKNVCFIFPQFLYQFFCGFSQQPLYDTAYLTLYNISFTSLPILLYSLVEQHINMDILKKDPSLYRDIAKNSLLRWPSFIYWTVLGVYDAVVMFFGAYFLFDNTTFTSNGQLMTTNTQMMFGNWTFGTLVFTVLVFTVTFKLALDTHYWTWINHFVIWGSLIFFVVFSLLWGGIIWPFLNYQRMYYVFMQMLSSGPAWFSIVLLITASLLPDVLKKVTCRALWPTTTERIQNADKLYRGQLSEFTPLDRRQSSSDRRNMPHPTRSFSLILFILPAILLSSSLWRWRLRCGPAQLDFVRSSSSRSLSMDRFTRHL
- the atp11a gene encoding phospholipid-transporting ATPase IH isoform X6, with protein sequence MGMDFSTLRTLISRYCVGEENWVDSRTVYIGHKEPPPGAEAFIQQRFPDNRIVSSKYTFWNFIPKNMFEQFRRVANFYFLIIFLVQLIIDTPTSPVTSGLPLVFVITVTAIKQGYEDWLRHKADNAVNQCPVHVVQHGKVIRKQSCKLRVGDIVFVKENESFPCDLILLSSSRDDGTCYVTTASLDGESSHKTYYAVQDTKAYNSEKEVDTIHATIECEQPQPDLYKFVGRINIYMDNEPVARPLGSENLLLRGATLKNTEYIYATAIYTGMETKMALNYQCKSQKRSAVEKSMNAYLVVYLCILISKALINTVLKYAWQADPSRDEPWYNERTEAERQRHIVIRAFTDFLAFMVLFNYIIPVSMYVTVEMQKFLGSYFIMWDDEMLDEELGERAVVNTSDLNEELGQVEYVFTDKTGTLTENNMEFIECCVDGHVYVAQAICNGQVMPGAASMDMIDTSPGPEAREHEELFFRALCLCHTVQVKEEETVDGIKHGIHQGKSTSFYISSSPDEVALVEGMKRLGFTYLRLKDSHMEILNRDDEIERFELLQVLTFDSVRRRMSVIVRASTGEIYLFCKGADSSIFPRVISGKVDQVRARVEHNAVEGLRTLCVAYRPLSPSQYQEVCLKLSGAKLALQDRDKQLAEAYDLIEKDLILLGATAVEDRLQEKAADTIESLHKAGMKVWVLTGDKMETAAATCYASKLFHRNTQILELTTKRTEEQSLHDVLFDLSRTVLRQHGGWSRDISGLSGDYSDYGLIIDGATLSAVMKPVQGDSNSGNYKEIFLEICRNCSAVLCCRMAPLQKAQIVKLIKTSKEHPITLAVGDGANDVSMILEAHVGIGIMGKEGRQAVRNSDYAIPKFKHLKKMLLVHGHYYYIRISELVQYFFYKNVCFIFPQFLYQFFCGFSQQPLYDTAYLTLYNISFTSLPILLYSLVEQHINMDILKKDPSLYRDIAKNSLLRWPSFIYWTVLGVYDAVVMFFGAYFLFDNTTFTSNGQLMTTNTQMMFGNWTFGTLVFTVLVFTVTFKLALDTHYWTWINHFVIWGSLIFFVVFSLLWGGIIWPFLNYQRMYYVFMQMLSSGPAWFSIVLLITASLLPDVLKKVTCRALWPTTTERIQNADKLYRGQLSEFTPLDRRQSSSDRRNMPHPTRTNWSCLHANTLSRNTS